A single genomic interval of Candidatus Zixiibacteriota bacterium harbors:
- a CDS encoding transketolase C-terminal domain-containing protein has translation MRELAYYEAKFEALHEIMAADRRVHLINGTFLSLSPHRHVFQELAKKYGDRMHSPPISELSFCGLAIGAAMAGLRPIVDISTGSFIFEAWPQVVNEAANALYMSGGQTRVPVVFHLFHGLRGSGAAQHSASPQAMLWNCPGLEIVLPSTPRDVKGLLKAAVASDNPTIFVDHVQLLDTRGEVPEDQGPIPLGVADVKRRGSDVTIVATSYMVTRCLKVAERLAAEKIDVEVVDPRTLVPFDLPALLASLEKTGRLVIVDETHGSCGVAAEILSRLVESGFDKLKAPPRRVSTLDVPVPYSPPLEEHIGPREDRIAEAIRSVLR, from the coding sequence GCACGTTTTTGAGCCTGAGCCCCCACCGCCACGTTTTTCAGGAGCTGGCGAAAAAGTACGGGGACCGGATGCACTCGCCGCCGATTTCGGAGCTTTCCTTCTGTGGCCTGGCGATCGGGGCGGCCATGGCGGGCCTGCGGCCGATCGTGGACATCAGTACGGGGAGTTTCATTTTCGAGGCGTGGCCGCAGGTGGTCAACGAAGCGGCCAACGCTCTCTACATGTCCGGCGGTCAAACCAGAGTGCCCGTGGTTTTTCACCTGTTTCACGGTCTGCGCGGCAGCGGAGCCGCGCAGCACTCCGCAAGCCCTCAGGCGATGCTCTGGAACTGCCCTGGACTGGAGATCGTCCTTCCTTCGACCCCCCGCGATGTCAAAGGGCTCCTCAAGGCGGCCGTAGCTTCGGACAATCCGACGATCTTCGTAGATCACGTGCAACTGCTCGACACGCGCGGCGAAGTTCCCGAAGACCAGGGACCGATTCCGTTAGGCGTCGCCGACGTGAAGCGCCGCGGCTCCGACGTCACCATCGTTGCGACATCGTACATGGTGACGCGCTGCCTGAAGGTGGCGGAGCGGCTCGCCGCCGAAAAAATCGACGTCGAGGTGGTCGACCCGCGCACGCTGGTGCCTTTCGATCTGCCGGCGCTGCTCGCCTCGCTGGAGAAAACCGGTCGCCTGGTTATCGTCGACGAGACGCACGGGAGCTGCGGTGTCGCCGCGGAGATCCTCTCGCGACTGGTCGAGAGCGGCTTCGACAAGCTCAAGGCGCCGCCCCGACGCGTGAGCACGCTGGACGTCCCCGTCCCCTACAGCCCGCCGCTGGAGGAGCACATCGGGCCGCGTGAAGACCGCATCGCCGAGGCGATCCGCTCG